The sequence below is a genomic window from Alligator mississippiensis isolate rAllMis1 chromosome 16, rAllMis1, whole genome shotgun sequence.
cacagcactcccTATCCCAGCCTGAGGCTGTCCCCTCTGCTGTCTCTCCTGACCTTTTGAGGCAGGTGTTTAATAGCATTGAGCCACCCCAGAGACAGCTGCATTCTTGTAGTGGAAATCGGATAGAGGCTTGAGGTGCCCTGAGGCTTGTCACAGATGACCTGAGGGCAGGGCTGATGAGCTGATCCAGATGAGTTTCCAGTCTCTGTACAAACCCCAGCACCGGAGGTCTTGTGCTTTGGGCCAGTCCCTGGCAGGCAGGAGATAACGGATGTGGTTGCCCCTGCACCTTGGTCCTGGGTGGGTTGGGAGCCAGGGAATGCTGGGGACAGTCTCTGAGGCTCTCACCCTTTCTGGCAGGCCAAGACCAAGGGGATCCAGAGCGGGGTGGACATCGGAGTGAAGTACTCGGAGAGGCAACAAAGGAACTTTGATGAGGCCAAGATGAAAGCCGGGCAGTGCGTGATTGGGCTCCAGGTGAGTGGATGCCCACGTCTCCTACTGCagggtcctggggggcaccagggagaGAGAGCGCTGTAACCCTTTAGCACCTAaattccctgcccccaggcacaaGGGGTCAAACCCTGTGGGAGTCCTCTAGTTACTAGCAGGATCTTAACCCTCTGGCACCCTTCATCCTCCCCAACTGCCCAGGCTGTGCTGGCATTGCCCGTTCTGCTCCCCAGGGGCCAGGGACTGTTACAACTGCTCCGCTCTGTTCCTTGGACAACCCTACCAAgcttggagcatggggctggcttCTCAGGCAGGCgtgttgggggaggagaaggactGGGACAGTCTGGACTCGGTGACCAACTTACTGCCACCTTGCAGTGCGCAGCAAAGAGGCCTGAAAGCCCATCtttgggctggggctaggactcCCCATCTGGGGGACCTCCTACCCAGCTCTGAATGGGGAAGGTGTGGGACatggtggggagagaaggagggttGGCCTCACTGTCTGGCACGGTGGTAGCCCTGGCTCCGCACCCTGTGGAGGGGGGACTCCCAGTACTTCCAGGTTCTCACAGTCTCTCCTTGACTTCAGATGGGCACAAACAAGTGCGCCAGCCAGTCGGGCATGACAGCCTACGGCACCAGGAGGCACCTCTATGACCCCAAAAACCAGATCCTGGCCCCCATGGAccattccactatcagtcttcagATGGGTACCAACAAGTGCGCCAGCCAGGTaggcaggtgggagcagactgGTGTGGGTCCCAGAGCCTCCACCCACCACCACGCCTCTGGGGGTGCgtggggcaggaaaggctggATTCAGCTGGGCTCAGTCCAGTCCACAAACTAGATCCAGTTCTGGGGGAGGTCTTGTGGCCTGTTTCCTGCCTGTAAAACAGGATCTGTGATTTGTACCTCCCCCCTATAACCCTTGGGCCCACAAAGATGGTAAGATCATGGGGGTTTCTTTGCTCGAGCCTGCCCAGCACCCAGTGCAAAGGGGGCCCACccgccctccagccagtttgcgaGCGCAGTGGTGTGACACACGGTCTGGTTTCCCAGGTGGGCATGACGGCCCCTGGCACAAGGAGGCACATCTACGACACCAAGATGGGCACCGAGAAGTGCGACAACTCTTCCATGTCCCTCCAGATGGGCTACAACCAGGGAGCCAACCAGAGCGGCCAGGTCTTCGGCTTGGGCCGCCAGATCTACGACCCCAAGTACTGCCCCCAGGGCAACCCGGGCGACGCGGCCAACGCCGCCTGTGACGAGAGCATGGACCCACCTGAGTACCACTACTACCGAGAGGAGGAAGAGAGTTACTGAGGGGGGGCCCTACCTAACCCCACCTAACCCCCTCCCGTCCCACCCTAGCTCACTCACAGATCCTAGTTGCCGGCAACATTCCAgcatctcccctctctctctttgtaaAACTCTTTTTATACTGAATCTTTTTCTAAGCAAGGAAACACCCCTCTGTGTAGAGAGAAGAGTTGGCTGTTTAGCCCCTTGGGAGCTGTCCCAAAGGGCAGTGCCCCCAAATTCAGCCCGGTAGTCTTCTATTAGGCAGGATTTTAGATGCCCATAAGTGCCCGTCTCCAGCCCTCCAGGACTGCACGCGCCAGGGAAGCATTAGCAGAGCAGGGCGTGCAATGGATTGCAGCCTCCCAGCATTACAGGCCTGTGTTGCAACCGTGCGGCTGCTCCTTCATGCTCTGAAGGTGCCTTTGGAggctgcctagccagggctgggcagcagctggggattaAGGGCATCTGATAAACAGGATGCAATTGGGaagggcaggccaggccagggaacTTCAGAAGGATGGGAGGCAAATCCTGCTGCGTCAGCTCTATTAACTACTGCATCTCTTCCAAACTCTCATGGGGACCAATGAAAATATATATCtttctatacatatatatattttttatcgAGGCCAAAAGCAAAGCCCAAAGGCTGTGCTCTCCTGTGTatgtgttttttgggttttttgtgttgttttttttttaaagggaagcaGACTAGCAAGGCATTGTGAGGCTAGGGACCAAGTTTATCTGCTCTTCATCTCTATTCCAAATAGTCCAGTGCTCCCTGaagaagagagaaggagaaattTTAACCGGCCCAGACGCAGGGGTGGGGGTCTGAGTCTGCTGCATTATTTATGGCAGGGTCAGGCCTCAGGAGGCTGGATATGTTCACCCATATCGGATGGATATGGGTGACTCAACGGATGGATATGTTGCAATGGCAGTGGTTTTTTACAGATGTTTTTTAATACAGCTGCTCTTCCGGCTAAGACTCGCTCTATTTAAACCTCCAGGAAATGTCTTGCGCGCGTCTGGCCTTGCTGGCACtctcatagattcgtagatgtagggtcggaagggaccttgcagatcttctagtccgaccccctgccccgggcaggagagaaaactgggctcaaatgaccccagttaggtcattgtcaagcctcctctctTGGGGCGCCGGCTCCCCATACTGCCTTCCAGGTTAGGCTTGTCCAAACCAGCCCCTCGTTGCTGGGAGGCCGTGAGCCCCTAAGAACTGGATGGGACGTCTGCCTCGGTGGCAGCCAGGAGCCTGGCGATGGAGACTCCCTGGGCTCCTGGAAGACCAAGTGCCACGCATTCTTCCCGAGGTGGAGGCGCCTCTGGACGTGGTggcttggaatttttttttttaattttttaataaaatgtgaaaTGTAATATTTGAACATGGGCAATAAACGCTTTAGAAAGGATGGGCCGTGCTGCCACTTGTGTACACAGGAtgactggggaagggggctggctcAGCTGCTTCACTATAGCCGCGGGTGGGGGTGCCCCTTGGGTTGTTGGAAGAACGGCGTTCCTCCTGCTGGCTGTTGCCGCTTGATATGCGACTGTCTGGAAAGCTGTTAAGTGTCTATTTTGGCTCCCCTACTTGGTCCTGGCAGTAAATGCTCCGCTGATTCCAAACCGGATGATAGCTTGAAAGGGAATAGCTGCATTGCAAAGAAAGCCCTATTCCTACCGTGAGGTCGGGAACCCCAGACCTAGAAACCCATGCAGCTGGGGGTAAGGCCCCTTTAAGACTCAGCACGCCTTCTTCTGGCCCCGCCCCTTTGAGGTATataaggccagggccagggatcAGCTCAGGACTAGGGCAGTAAtcctcaactggggtgccaccagctcctttcaagggtgatgcacAACATTAGCCCTGTTCGGTTTGCAAATCTGacgagcagggatcctggttttctctgacttaaaaaaaaaaaatccccaattttcagttaaaaaaacccaaaaaactccaaatccacatttttccgtgattaaaatgaaacaccactaatacatagatgAAACACCGCTATCGCTATATCTGTGTATTAGCGGTGTTTCAGCAAATACATCGATACATccatagcggtgtttcattttaatcacggaaaaatgtggatttggggttttaaaCCGAAAGTTGGggattttatctttttaaatggaagaaaagcaggatccctgctgattcaACCCAGACGGAGAAAGGCCGCAGTTGCGACTTCctgagtttcttttttttttgaaaacaaGTTAGTTTAATTTGCTTTTCTGCCCAAGGCAGGGCTTTGGGCCTGGCCAGGCCGCCTCGGGTCGCAggaggtggggagctgctgctgtagGGTGACTCGATGAGAGACGGGTTGTGGGACGGGTCGgcgcagcagcctcctgcgtcgcTGCTTGGGTCAGCGCAGGACGGGCGCCTGGGCCGGGGCGACTCGGCGAGAGGCTCCCGGGCGTTAGCGGGGCGGGAGGGAGCGGCACGTCTCCCT
It includes:
- the CNN2 gene encoding calponin-2 codes for the protein MSCSQFNKGPSYGLSAEVKNRLAQKYDPQKEAELRTWIENITGQQIGPDFQKGLKDGVLLCELMNKLKPGSVRKINRSAQNWHQLENLSNFIKAMTSYGMNPVDLFEANDLFESGNMTQVQVSLLALAGMAKTKGIQSGVDIGVKYSERQQRNFDEAKMKAGQCVIGLQMGTNKCASQSGMTAYGTRRHLYDPKNQILAPMDHSTISLQMGTNKCASQVGMTAPGTRRHIYDTKMGTEKCDNSSMSLQMGYNQGANQSGQVFGLGRQIYDPKYCPQGNPGDAANAACDESMDPPEYHYYREEEESY